A DNA window from Sphingopyxis macrogoltabida contains the following coding sequences:
- the merA gene encoding mercury(II) reductase has translation MDNQVDARDCCTTGGFEGRAFDIAVIGAGSAGFSAAITAAEQGASVALIGHGTIGGTCVNVGCVPSKTMIRAAEALHGAGAASRFPGLAGEARVTDWRQLIAAKDNLVATLRQKKYIDLLPEYDGVTYLEGAARLDRNGVAVDDRVIAARKIIIATGSAPAVPDIPGLADVPWLTSTTALELTEHPRSLLVIGGGYIGCELAQMFARTGTNVTLVTRSRLLPEAEPEIAEALTRYLADEGVTVRTGLAYSRIERREGQVALTIEVDGKAETLIAEQVLATTGRTPNTAGLGLGAAGVKVATNGGVVVDERMRTSKSGIYAAGDVTGRDQFVYMAAYGAKLAALNALNGDSLAYDNATMPWVVFTDPQVAGVGLTEAQAKARGFATKASVVPLDQVPRSLAARDTRGLIKLIADKQSDRLLGAQILAPEGADSIQTMVLALKFGMTTKELGETIFPYLTTVEGLKLAAQGFGKDVSKLSCCAG, from the coding sequence GTGGACAATCAAGTGGACGCCCGTGACTGCTGCACTACCGGCGGGTTCGAAGGCCGAGCTTTCGACATCGCCGTGATCGGCGCCGGATCGGCCGGCTTTTCCGCCGCGATCACCGCCGCCGAGCAGGGTGCCAGCGTCGCACTGATTGGCCACGGCACCATCGGCGGCACCTGCGTGAACGTCGGCTGCGTTCCGTCGAAGACGATGATCCGTGCAGCCGAAGCCCTTCACGGCGCCGGCGCCGCAAGCCGTTTTCCGGGTCTCGCCGGAGAGGCTCGCGTCACTGACTGGCGCCAGCTGATCGCGGCCAAGGATAATCTCGTCGCCACGCTTCGGCAGAAGAAATATATCGACCTTCTGCCCGAGTATGACGGCGTCACCTATCTAGAAGGCGCGGCCCGTCTGGATCGGAATGGCGTCGCCGTGGATGACCGGGTCATTGCCGCCCGAAAGATCATCATCGCGACCGGCTCCGCGCCCGCCGTGCCGGATATTCCAGGGCTGGCCGACGTGCCTTGGCTGACGAGCACGACTGCACTGGAGCTCACCGAGCACCCACGCTCGCTTCTGGTCATCGGCGGCGGCTATATCGGCTGCGAGCTCGCCCAGATGTTTGCACGCACCGGGACCAACGTAACTCTCGTCACCCGCTCCCGGCTGCTTCCGGAGGCGGAGCCGGAAATCGCCGAAGCGCTGACCCGCTATCTGGCCGATGAAGGCGTCACGGTTCGCACGGGCCTGGCCTATTCCCGGATCGAACGCCGCGAGGGCCAGGTCGCGCTCACCATCGAGGTGGACGGCAAAGCGGAAACGCTGATCGCCGAACAGGTACTGGCGACGACAGGCCGCACGCCCAACACGGCCGGCCTTGGCCTCGGTGCAGCGGGCGTCAAGGTGGCGACGAATGGTGGAGTCGTCGTCGACGAGCGCATGCGTACATCGAAATCCGGCATTTACGCCGCTGGTGACGTGACCGGGCGTGACCAGTTCGTCTACATGGCGGCCTATGGTGCGAAGCTCGCCGCGCTTAACGCTCTCAACGGCGACAGCCTCGCCTATGACAATGCAACGATGCCATGGGTCGTCTTCACGGATCCGCAGGTTGCTGGCGTCGGCCTGACCGAGGCCCAGGCCAAGGCGCGAGGCTTTGCGACGAAAGCATCAGTAGTGCCGCTCGACCAGGTACCGCGGTCGCTCGCGGCCCGCGACACGCGGGGATTGATCAAGCTTATCGCCGATAAGCAATCCGATCGTCTGCTGGGCGCGCAGATCCTCGCGCCCGAGGGAGCTGACAGCATCCAGACGATGGTGCTAGCGCTGAAGTTCGGGATGACCACCAAGGAATTGGGCGAGACAATCTTTCCCTATTTGACGACCGTCGAGGGGCTGAAGCTTGCGGCACAAGGATTCGGCAAGGACGTGTCCAAGCTATCCTGCTGCGCCGGCTAA
- a CDS encoding dihydrolipoyl dehydrogenase family protein produces the protein MSAYDFDLIVIGAGTGGNGVARMTAAAGWKVASIDSLPYGGTCALRGCDPKKMLVAVTEGVDWAQNLKGKGLEAQISVDWPDMMAFKRSFTDAMPRRIETGLEKAGVATLHGDARFTGPDTIELNGESLRARHFHIATGARPMTLNIPGEELLITSTDFLDLPERPDRVVFVGGGFIAMEFAHIAKRAGASEVTVLEMMERPLGNFDPDLVTMLVEATAELGVALRTEAKVLKVEKQGGELAVSVETPGGIKVVTCDTVVHATGRVPNIDGLNLAAAGVEHGPRGIKVNASMRTTNPNIFAAGDCADSGPNLTPVSAYEGRIAAKNLLAGHDERSVSYPPIPSVVFTLPMVATVGLSETAAREKGLKFDTHFEKTQGWYSSLRVGAKWTGYKILVERETGRILGAHLMGPGAEEQINLFAMAMGAGLTANQIKAVIFAYPSYASDIGSMV, from the coding sequence ATGAGCGCATATGACTTCGACCTGATAGTGATCGGGGCCGGAACCGGCGGCAATGGGGTTGCCCGGATGACTGCTGCGGCGGGCTGGAAGGTCGCCAGCATCGACAGCCTGCCCTACGGCGGAACGTGCGCTCTGCGCGGCTGCGACCCCAAGAAAATGCTGGTGGCGGTGACCGAGGGCGTTGACTGGGCGCAGAACCTGAAGGGCAAGGGTCTCGAGGCTCAGATCTCTGTCGATTGGCCGGACATGATGGCCTTCAAGCGCAGCTTCACCGACGCCATGCCGCGGCGCATCGAGACCGGGCTTGAAAAAGCGGGCGTCGCGACGCTGCACGGCGACGCTCGGTTCACCGGCCCCGACACGATTGAGCTGAACGGGGAAAGCCTGCGCGCGCGGCATTTCCACATCGCCACCGGCGCGCGGCCGATGACGCTGAACATCCCCGGCGAAGAGCTGTTGATCACCAGCACCGACTTCCTCGACCTGCCGGAGCGGCCGGACCGGGTCGTCTTTGTCGGCGGCGGATTCATCGCCATGGAATTCGCCCATATCGCGAAACGGGCCGGTGCGAGCGAGGTCACGGTCTTGGAGATGATGGAGCGGCCGCTCGGCAATTTCGATCCCGATCTTGTCACAATGCTGGTCGAGGCCACCGCCGAACTCGGAGTCGCTCTGCGGACCGAAGCGAAAGTGTTGAAGGTCGAGAAACAGGGCGGCGAACTCGCCGTCTCGGTCGAGACGCCGGGCGGCATCAAGGTGGTTACCTGCGATACCGTGGTCCACGCCACCGGGCGTGTGCCCAATATCGACGGACTGAACCTCGCCGCCGCCGGGGTGGAGCATGGACCGCGTGGCATCAAGGTCAACGCCTCGATGCGCACCACCAATCCAAACATATTCGCCGCCGGAGACTGCGCCGACAGCGGCCCCAACCTGACCCCGGTTTCAGCCTACGAAGGCCGGATCGCCGCCAAGAACCTGCTGGCCGGCCACGACGAGCGCAGCGTGTCCTACCCGCCGATCCCGAGCGTCGTCTTCACCCTTCCCATGGTTGCGACGGTCGGACTGTCGGAGACGGCTGCGCGGGAGAAGGGACTAAAGTTCGACACCCACTTCGAGAAGACACAGGGCTGGTATTCTTCGCTGCGGGTCGGGGCGAAATGGACGGGCTACAAGATTCTTGTCGAACGGGAGACCGGCCGAATCCTTGGCGCGCATCTGATGGGGCCGGGGGCCGAGGAACAGATCAACCTGTTTGCCATGGCGATGGGGGCAGGCCTGACCGCCAACCAGATCAAGGCAGTGATCTTCGCGTATCCGAGCTACGCCTCAGACATCGGCTCAATGGTGTGA
- the merF gene encoding mercury resistance system transport protein MerF, whose amino-acid sequence MKDRTLLGAGLIGTAIVALCCFTPVLVVLAGVVGLAAIVGYLDYVLLPALLFFVGLTAYAMWRRQRR is encoded by the coding sequence GTGAAAGACCGGACGCTGCTCGGCGCCGGGCTTATCGGGACGGCGATAGTAGCGCTTTGCTGCTTCACGCCGGTGCTTGTGGTGCTGGCGGGCGTGGTCGGCCTGGCGGCGATCGTCGGCTACCTCGACTATGTCCTGCTGCCCGCGCTCTTATTCTTCGTCGGTCTGACCGCCTACGCCATGTGGCGCCGGCAACGGCGCTAG
- a CDS encoding heavy-metal-associated domain-containing protein: MKRPFIIAAGAVALTSAGIISTAAFAPFAAQPAKAAPARAQTATFAIENMTCATCPITVKKAIAGVTGVQAVNVDFDAKTATVRFDASKTTIAAIARASTNAGYPARATKI; this comes from the coding sequence ATGAAACGACCCTTCATCATTGCCGCCGGCGCAGTTGCGCTGACCAGTGCGGGAATCATCTCCACGGCGGCTTTCGCGCCGTTTGCCGCGCAACCGGCCAAAGCGGCGCCTGCCCGCGCTCAGACCGCGACCTTCGCGATCGAGAACATGACCTGCGCCACATGCCCAATCACCGTGAAGAAGGCGATTGCAGGCGTCACAGGCGTCCAGGCCGTCAATGTCGATTTCGATGCGAAGACCGCGACGGTCAGGTTCGACGCGTCCAAGACGACGATTGCCGCCATCGCCAGGGCCTCAACCAACGCGGGCTATCCGGCGCGCGCGACGAAGATCTGA
- a CDS encoding mercuric transporter MerT family protein: MDDVKVYEAGLDPAPSRPAARKGWFAAGGVMGAVLASSCCLAPLVLLSLGVSGAWIGNLTALEPFKPYFAAVTLVFIALGFWHVYFRTAPECVDGSYCARPRSSIITKSALWIATVLIALALTIDWWAPYFY; encoded by the coding sequence ATGGACGATGTCAAAGTGTATGAAGCAGGCTTGGATCCGGCGCCTTCCCGGCCAGCCGCCCGGAAGGGATGGTTTGCAGCGGGTGGAGTAATGGGCGCGGTGCTGGCGTCATCCTGCTGCCTCGCCCCGCTCGTGCTTCTAAGCCTTGGTGTGTCTGGAGCCTGGATCGGCAATCTCACCGCCCTCGAACCCTTCAAGCCCTATTTCGCGGCGGTGACGCTGGTCTTCATCGCGCTCGGCTTCTGGCACGTCTATTTCCGGACCGCGCCGGAATGCGTCGACGGCTCCTACTGCGCTCGGCCGCGCTCTTCGATCATCACCAAGTCGGCGCTCTGGATCGCAACCGTCCTGATCGCCCTGGCGCTGACGATCGATTGGTGGGCTCCGTACTTCTACTGA
- a CDS encoding MerR family transcriptional regulator has product MTAGNPEEGLHRAKLAKHTGCNLETVRYYEKIGMMPDPPRTAAGYRVYNEGHVSRLRFILRARELGFSIEDIRGLLRLVDRGTQTCAEVQQLTEAHLADVRNKIRDLKRIEAVLAATAAQCSGEVVPDCPVLDALAS; this is encoded by the coding sequence GTGACCGCCGGGAATCCTGAGGAAGGGCTGCACCGCGCCAAGCTGGCAAAGCATACGGGCTGCAATCTCGAGACCGTCCGCTATTACGAGAAGATCGGCATGATGCCCGATCCCCCGCGCACTGCCGCCGGCTATCGCGTCTATAACGAAGGACACGTATCGCGGCTCCGCTTCATCCTACGCGCGCGAGAGCTCGGCTTCTCCATCGAAGATATCCGGGGCTTGCTGCGTCTCGTCGACAGGGGCACCCAGACCTGCGCCGAAGTCCAGCAGCTTACCGAGGCTCATCTTGCCGACGTACGCAATAAAATCCGGGACTTGAAGCGCATCGAAGCTGTCCTGGCCGCGACCGCCGCACAATGTTCGGGGGAAGTCGTTCCTGATTGCCCAGTTCTCGATGCGCTTGCCTCATAG
- a CDS encoding IS256-like element ISSpma2 family transposase: MTEDRLLIEELAAKGGQPDFLRTIAENVLQLIMEADVDGLIGAGRHERSSERATWRNGYRDRSLDTRVGTLNLKIPKLRAGSYFPGFLEPRKMVEKALVAVIQEAWIGGVSTRRVDELVQAMGMTGISKSTVSKLCKDIDERVHAFLKRPLTGEWPYLWLDATYLKVREGGRIISVAAIIAMAVNTEGRREIVGLHIGPSEAEVFWSDFLKDLVRRGLTGVKLVISDAHEGLKGAITRVMGATWQRCRVHFMRNALSYVPKGQNTVVAAAIRQVFLQPDQKSATQVWRQVADQLRTRWPKLGACMDEAETDVLAYTGFPTQHRTKLHSTNPLERLNKEVKRRADVVGIFPNEDSIIRLVGAVLMEQNDEWQLQHRYMQIEGMAELNQPMIEEENQPLHITAKAA; encoded by the coding sequence ATGACCGAGGACAGATTACTGATCGAAGAGCTTGCTGCGAAGGGCGGCCAACCGGATTTTTTGCGCACCATCGCCGAGAACGTGCTGCAGCTGATCATGGAGGCCGACGTTGATGGCCTGATCGGCGCGGGTCGCCACGAACGCAGCAGCGAGCGCGCGACCTGGCGCAACGGCTATCGCGACCGTTCGCTGGATACCCGGGTAGGCACGCTGAACCTGAAAATCCCCAAGCTGCGTGCTGGGTCCTACTTTCCGGGCTTCCTTGAGCCCCGCAAGATGGTCGAGAAAGCGCTGGTTGCGGTGATCCAGGAAGCGTGGATCGGCGGGGTCAGCACCCGGCGGGTCGATGAACTCGTCCAGGCCATGGGCATGACCGGCATCTCCAAGTCCACCGTCTCCAAGCTTTGCAAGGACATTGACGAGCGCGTCCATGCCTTTCTGAAACGCCCGCTCACCGGCGAATGGCCGTATCTCTGGCTCGATGCCACCTATCTCAAGGTACGCGAAGGCGGGCGGATCATCAGCGTTGCCGCAATAATCGCCATGGCCGTCAACACCGAGGGCCGGCGCGAGATCGTCGGCCTGCATATCGGCCCCTCGGAAGCGGAGGTCTTCTGGTCCGACTTCCTGAAGGACCTTGTTCGGCGCGGTCTTACCGGCGTGAAGCTGGTCATCTCCGATGCTCACGAGGGCCTCAAGGGCGCGATCACCCGCGTCATGGGCGCCACCTGGCAGCGCTGCCGGGTGCACTTCATGCGCAATGCCCTGTCCTATGTGCCCAAGGGCCAGAACACTGTCGTCGCCGCCGCGATCCGCCAGGTCTTCCTGCAGCCCGATCAGAAAAGCGCAACGCAGGTCTGGCGACAGGTCGCCGACCAGTTGCGCACCCGTTGGCCCAAGCTCGGCGCCTGCATGGACGAGGCCGAAACCGACGTGCTCGCCTACACCGGCTTTCCCACCCAGCACCGCACGAAGTTACACTCAACCAATCCGCTCGAGCGGCTCAACAAGGAGGTCAAGCGCCGCGCCGACGTCGTCGGAATCTTCCCGAACGAAGACAGCATCATCCGCCTCGTCGGGGCTGTGCTGATGGAGCAGAACGACGAGTGGCAGCTCCAGCACCGATACATGCAGATCGAAGGCATGGCCGAACTCAACCAACCCATGATCGAGGAGGAAAATCAGCCCCTACACATCACCGCCAAAGCCGCCTGA
- a CDS encoding recombinase family protein: MLVGYVRVSTRDQSLPPQRDALREAGCGWVFMETPSGAQRDSPELKGALDYLRAGEKLALWKLDRLARSVRQFVETDEDFAKRESGLRGLTRAIDTTSPGGRLVFHGDGRR, from the coding sequence TTGCTCGTCGGCTATGTGCGCGTGTCCACCAGGGATCAGTCCCTGCCCCCCCAACGAGACGCGCTCCGGGAAGCCGGGTGCGGGTGGGTGTTCATGGAGACGCCGTCGGGAGCGCAACGCGACAGCCCGGAGTTGAAAGGCGCCCTTGACTATCTCCGTGCCGGCGAGAAGCTGGCGTTGTGGAAGCTCGACCGGCTGGCGCGCTCCGTCCGACAGTTCGTTGAGACGGACGAAGATTTCGCCAAGCGCGAGAGCGGTCTTCGGGGGCTCACCCGGGCGATCGACACCACCAGCCCCGGCGGGCGGCTCGTGTTCCACGGCGACGGGCGGAGGTGA
- a CDS encoding TonB-dependent siderophore receptor, with amino-acid sequence MRTIRKGGEMRKSRLCGALGLGMMAVPAAAQDQPAIPATDARQTIIVTGVRDGYQVDATSTATRTPTSLKDVPQAASIITEAQIDDQAMRSIADVLRYVPGAVISQGEGHRDQIILRGNNSTADFFVDGLRDDVQYYRGLYNAERIEVLKGPNAMIFGRGGGGGIVNRVTKRPVANAFISGSGSADTYGAWYVDTDINQPIGESASARLNAVYEEFNSNRDFYDGRRIAINPTFALSLGGTTRIDLGFEYNNDKRTIDRGVPSAAQGSLTSPSRPLTGFRDTFFGVPGFNVSDFEAKVLSGRIEHRFSDNLTLTSRVLYGDYDKLYRNAFAVTPVTPRVGIQSVGIEAYSDPTTRKNFFNQNDLVWTVTTGPVRHVLLAGFEVGDQRTRNQRINGFFGSGDIVNGGRRVFVGLADRITVPPVTLRTTANTGYRSIRTNADATAFYVQDQISIGEHVDVIGGVRRDRFKLSVDDLVAGQSYSRTDTLWSPRLGVVLKPVQPVSIYASYSRSFLPQSGDQFSSLDITSAALEPEKFDNYELGLKWDIFPTLNLTAAVYRLDRTNTRATDPNDATRTVLTGAQRSKGLELGLSGAITPQWQVSAGYALQDAKIRKTTSAAPAGREVPLVPKQQASLWTRYDFTPRFGAGVGVYHQSKSFTSISNTAVLPAFTRVDAAAFFKLTPQIEAQINVENLLNSNYFSSAYNDNNIMPGAPTTARATVRMSF; translated from the coding sequence TTGAGAACGATTCGCAAAGGGGGTGAAATGAGGAAAAGTAGATTATGCGGTGCGCTAGGCCTTGGAATGATGGCCGTGCCCGCAGCGGCTCAGGATCAGCCAGCCATCCCGGCTACGGACGCCCGCCAAACAATCATCGTCACCGGCGTCCGGGACGGCTACCAAGTCGACGCGACCAGCACCGCCACCCGCACACCGACCAGTCTCAAGGACGTTCCGCAGGCGGCGTCGATCATCACCGAGGCGCAGATTGACGACCAGGCGATGCGCTCGATCGCCGACGTGCTTCGCTATGTCCCCGGCGCGGTGATCTCTCAGGGCGAGGGCCACCGCGATCAGATCATCCTGCGCGGCAATAACAGCACCGCGGACTTCTTCGTCGACGGCCTGCGTGACGATGTGCAATATTACCGCGGCCTCTACAATGCAGAGCGGATCGAGGTCCTGAAAGGCCCCAACGCGATGATCTTCGGGCGCGGCGGTGGGGGTGGGATCGTCAACCGCGTCACCAAGCGCCCCGTTGCCAACGCCTTCATCAGCGGCAGCGGCTCGGCGGACACATATGGCGCATGGTATGTCGACACCGACATCAACCAGCCGATCGGCGAATCCGCCTCCGCTCGGCTGAACGCCGTTTACGAGGAGTTCAACAGCAACCGCGATTTCTACGACGGACGCCGGATTGCGATCAATCCGACCTTTGCCCTATCCCTCGGTGGCACCACCCGGATCGACCTGGGGTTCGAATATAACAATGACAAGCGCACGATCGATCGAGGCGTCCCCTCGGCTGCGCAGGGCTCTCTGACGAGCCCGTCACGCCCCCTCACCGGCTTCCGCGACACCTTCTTCGGTGTTCCGGGTTTCAACGTCAGCGATTTCGAGGCCAAGGTCCTGAGCGGGCGCATCGAGCATCGGTTCAGCGACAACCTGACCCTGACCAGTCGGGTCCTGTACGGCGACTATGACAAGCTCTATCGGAACGCCTTTGCGGTGACCCCGGTCACGCCGCGCGTCGGCATCCAAAGCGTCGGCATCGAAGCCTATAGCGATCCCACGACGCGCAAGAACTTCTTCAACCAGAACGACCTTGTCTGGACCGTCACCACCGGCCCCGTCCGCCACGTGCTGCTCGCCGGCTTTGAAGTTGGTGATCAGCGCACGCGCAACCAGCGGATCAACGGCTTTTTCGGAAGCGGCGATATCGTCAATGGAGGGCGGCGTGTCTTTGTGGGGTTGGCCGACCGGATCACGGTGCCGCCGGTGACGCTGCGCACCACCGCCAATACCGGCTACCGGTCGATCCGGACAAATGCCGACGCCACTGCCTTCTATGTGCAGGACCAGATTTCGATCGGCGAACATGTCGATGTCATCGGCGGCGTTCGCCGCGACCGCTTCAAGCTCAGCGTCGACGACCTGGTCGCCGGGCAGAGCTATAGCCGGACGGACACTCTCTGGTCTCCCCGTCTGGGGGTGGTGCTGAAGCCGGTGCAACCCGTCTCGATCTACGCCAGCTATAGCCGGTCCTTCCTGCCCCAGTCGGGCGATCAGTTTTCATCGCTCGACATTACAAGCGCCGCGCTGGAGCCGGAGAAGTTCGACAATTACGAACTTGGCCTCAAATGGGATATCTTTCCAACGCTGAACCTGACCGCTGCTGTCTACCGCCTCGACCGTACCAACACCCGCGCGACCGACCCCAACGACGCCACGCGGACGGTGCTTACGGGCGCGCAGCGCAGCAAAGGGCTTGAGCTCGGCCTGAGCGGCGCGATCACACCCCAATGGCAGGTCAGTGCGGGCTATGCACTGCAGGACGCGAAGATTCGCAAGACGACGAGCGCGGCCCCGGCCGGGCGCGAGGTACCGCTGGTTCCCAAACAGCAGGCTTCGCTCTGGACCCGCTACGACTTCACCCCTCGCTTCGGGGCCGGCGTCGGCGTCTACCACCAGTCGAAGAGCTTCACTTCCATCAGCAACACCGCCGTCCTGCCCGCCTTCACCCGTGTGGATGCTGCCGCATTCTTCAAGCTCACCCCCCAGATCGAGGCGCAAATCAACGTCGAGAACCTCCTCAACAGCAACTATTTCTCGTCCGCCTACAACGACAACAACATCATGCCTGGTGCGCCGACGACGGCGCGAGCTACGGTTAGAATGAGCTTTTAG
- a CDS encoding DUF1440 domain-containing protein, giving the protein MDVGTKRVIEGAVAGAAAGLMASWVMSEFHDAWKVASGERDVGDEPNTVKVADAVTEATVGEPVPEEYREPAGAAVHYGFGMFLGALYGAAVEVRPETSAGFGTAYGAAVSLVADEMAMPALGFSPPASEVAASTHLRGFVSHLVFGVALEAARRLLIAGVRAKIG; this is encoded by the coding sequence ATGGATGTGGGCACAAAGCGCGTAATCGAAGGCGCTGTGGCGGGCGCGGCTGCAGGGTTGATGGCCTCATGGGTAATGTCCGAGTTCCACGACGCCTGGAAAGTGGCATCCGGCGAGAGGGACGTCGGAGACGAGCCCAACACCGTCAAGGTGGCCGACGCTGTAACGGAAGCAACCGTAGGGGAGCCGGTGCCGGAGGAATATCGCGAGCCCGCCGGAGCAGCTGTTCATTACGGCTTTGGGATGTTTCTCGGCGCTCTCTACGGAGCCGCGGTGGAGGTTCGCCCAGAGACCAGCGCTGGGTTCGGAACCGCCTACGGAGCGGCGGTGTCGCTGGTCGCCGACGAGATGGCGATGCCGGCGTTGGGCTTCAGTCCCCCCGCTTCGGAGGTCGCAGCTTCGACGCACCTCCGCGGCTTTGTCTCGCACCTGGTTTTCGGCGTAGCTCTGGAAGCAGCGCGGAGGCTCCTAATTGCGGGTGTCAGAGCGAAAATCGGCTAA
- a CDS encoding IS5 family transposase (programmed frameshift) codes for MSVRRYELSDFEWSVIEPLLPNKPRGVARVDDRRVLNGIFWRLRTGSPWADIPERYGPPTTCYNRFVRWRKAGVWDRIFEAVSRAYEGELQMIDSSSIRVHQHGANAKKGVRRKPRLGTTLQPDGMGRSRGGLTTKIHALVDANGLPIMLKLTEGQAHDGRSAADMLDAIGEDQILLADRAYDSDALREKIAGQGAWANIKPLPNRRKVPAFSAFLYRYRNLVERFFSKLKHFRAVATRYEKHDANYLALVKLASAKIWMRFMSR; via the exons ATGAGCGTGCGTCGCTACGAGCTGTCGGATTTCGAGTGGTCGGTGATCGAGCCGTTGCTGCCCAACAAGCCGCGCGGAGTTGCCAGGGTCGATGATCGTCGGGTGCTGAACGGCATCTTCTGGCGTCTTCGAACCGGTTCGCCTTGGGCGGACATACCTGAGCGCTATGGCCCACCGACGACCTGCTACAACCGCTTCGTTCGATGGCGCAAAGCGGGAGTTTGGGACCGCATCTTCGAGGCGGTGTCGAGAGCCTATGAAGGCGAGCTTCAGATGATCGATAGTTCCTCGATCCGCGTCCATCAGCATGGCGCGAATGCAAAAAAAGGGGTCCGAAGGAAGCCGAGGCTGGGGACGACGCTCCAGCCCGATG GCATGGGGCGCTCGCGGGGCGGACTGACCACCAAGATCCATGCGCTTGTTGATGCGAACGGCCTGCCGATCATGCTGAAGCTCACCGAGGGCCAAGCCCATGATGGCCGCAGCGCCGCCGACATGCTCGACGCGATCGGCGAGGATCAGATCCTCCTTGCCGACCGCGCCTATGACAGTGACGCGCTGCGTGAGAAGATCGCCGGACAAGGTGCCTGGGCCAACATCAAACCTTTGCCGAACCGGAGGAAGGTGCCGGCATTCAGCGCCTTCCTTTATCGCTACCGAAATCTCGTCGAGCGCTTCTTCAGTAAGCTCAAGCACTTCCGAGCCGTCGCAACTCGATACGAGAAGCACGACGCAAACTACCTCGCCCTCGTCAAACTCGCCTCAGCCAAAATCTGGATGCGATTTATGAGTCGGTGA
- a CDS encoding periplasmic heavy metal sensor, whose protein sequence is MLIAIVAFVAAVAGVWAGRELFPAPTSPGVELHSLLHEGLELDEAQRTKLETLESRFAVRRRALELELRADNARLADAIEAEHGNGPQVAAAVDRSHGSMGELQKETLNHMFAMRQILRPDQARTFDRAVVKALTADAR, encoded by the coding sequence ATGCTGATCGCCATCGTCGCGTTCGTGGCGGCGGTCGCAGGCGTGTGGGCTGGACGCGAATTGTTTCCTGCGCCGACGAGCCCGGGCGTGGAGCTTCATAGCTTGCTCCACGAGGGGCTCGAGCTGGACGAAGCTCAACGGACCAAGCTCGAGACCCTGGAGTCGCGCTTCGCCGTTCGACGGCGTGCGTTGGAGCTGGAACTCAGGGCCGACAACGCGCGGCTCGCCGACGCCATCGAGGCCGAACATGGTAATGGGCCGCAGGTGGCGGCGGCCGTCGATCGTTCGCACGGCTCGATGGGCGAGCTCCAAAAGGAGACGTTGAACCATATGTTCGCGATGCGTCAGATCCTGAGGCCCGACCAGGCGAGGACGTTTGACCGCGCGGTGGTGAAGGCGCTGACCGCAGACGCGCGGTGA
- a CDS encoding RNA polymerase sigma factor, translated as MSLDLTACTDGELAALTLGGRQAAFAEIMRRHQRPVYRLIRSHIGDAEEALDLTQECFVAAFQNLREYDGDRPLSAWLTRVAINKSRDWHRRRRIRQILSFASSLPPETIEGERDEAPGADAVTFDRAKLARLSRAVSELPATLKETLLLRTVEGLSQAETAAALGISGKAVETRLRRAREKLSKILNFA; from the coding sequence GTGAGCCTTGATCTCACGGCCTGCACGGACGGCGAACTCGCCGCCTTGACGCTCGGCGGACGTCAGGCTGCGTTCGCTGAGATCATGCGGCGGCACCAAAGACCGGTCTACCGCCTGATCCGCTCGCATATCGGCGACGCCGAAGAGGCGCTTGACCTCACTCAGGAATGCTTCGTGGCCGCCTTTCAGAACTTGCGAGAGTATGACGGAGATCGGCCGCTCTCTGCGTGGCTGACCCGCGTGGCGATCAACAAGAGCCGCGACTGGCATCGGCGGCGGCGCATACGCCAGATATTATCGTTCGCCTCTTCGCTGCCGCCCGAGACGATCGAGGGTGAGCGGGACGAGGCGCCAGGTGCCGACGCCGTCACCTTCGACCGTGCCAAGCTTGCTCGGCTTTCGCGCGCGGTGTCCGAGCTGCCGGCCACGCTCAAGGAGACGCTCTTGCTACGGACCGTGGAAGGGTTGTCCCAAGCGGAGACTGCGGCCGCGCTGGGGATCAGCGGCAAGGCCGTGGAGACGCGGCTCCGGCGCGCGCGTGAAAAATTGTCGAAAATTCTCAACTTCGCATGA